From a single Lewinella sp. LCG006 genomic region:
- the ung gene encoding uracil-DNA glycosylase: MSNVKIEASWKAALAHEFEQPYFQAVAQYLRQAKAEKKIVYPPGSLIFNAFDTTPFTEVKVVILGQDPYHNPGQAMGLSFSVPRRVSVPPSLRNMYKELSDSTDFTPPNHGDLTAWAEQGVFLLNAMLTVEKNKPGSHQDIGWQNFTDAVIRTLSTEKDHLVFLLWGAFAQKKRPLIDENKHLVLASAHPSPFSAHRGFLGNGHFVKTNEYLQANSKTPINWQLPQ; encoded by the coding sequence ATGAGTAATGTGAAAATTGAAGCCTCCTGGAAAGCTGCCTTAGCCCATGAATTTGAGCAACCTTATTTTCAAGCGGTAGCTCAGTATTTGCGACAAGCTAAGGCGGAGAAGAAGATCGTTTATCCTCCTGGATCACTGATATTCAACGCTTTCGATACGACCCCATTCACGGAGGTCAAAGTGGTTATTCTTGGTCAGGATCCCTACCACAACCCAGGGCAGGCTATGGGGCTTAGTTTTAGTGTCCCCCGAAGGGTGAGTGTGCCTCCCAGTTTACGCAATATGTACAAAGAACTGAGTGACAGTACCGACTTTACTCCTCCTAATCACGGCGACCTCACCGCTTGGGCAGAGCAGGGCGTTTTCCTCCTCAACGCCATGCTTACGGTGGAGAAAAACAAACCAGGAAGCCACCAGGATATTGGTTGGCAAAATTTTACGGATGCCGTCATTCGCACCTTATCTACGGAAAAAGACCACCTCGTCTTCTTGCTCTGGGGGGCTTTCGCTCAAAAGAAGCGACCTCTGATTGATGAAAATAAACACTTGGTCTTGGCTTCTGCTCATCCCAGCCCGTTTTCAGCTCACCGTGGTTTCCTAGGTAATGGTCATTTCGTAAAAACCAATGAATACTTGCAGGCAAATAGCAAAACACCTATAAATTGGCAGCTGCCTCAGTAA
- the argE gene encoding acetylornithine deacetylase yields the protein MNAQEILAQLVSFPVLGGESNLTILKWITDYLDRYEIPYQLVPNEEGNKASLHARIGPAVDDGIILSGHMDVVPVEGQDWHTDPFVLTEKDGKLYGRGSCDMKAYLACTLAVIPQMIRADLKRPIYLAFSYDEEVGCVAAPELIQAITDFYQEKPKYAIIGEPSELQPVVGQKGICVYKTTVYGSAGHSSRIRKEVSAIHEAARLVIWLEDKMNALVNSGHTDDRFTPNHTSLHVGMFNGGIAHNVIADECSFLWDVRNIPQDKIEDIQVAFEAHCAEVLPSLRERFAGANIQTTMYHPLVPALDTPEHLEIVPLIKQLSGVDQLQTVAYAAEAGQFSEGGYQSVICGPGSIAQAHRANEFVSVDQLTKGVAFIERILAYSCE from the coding sequence ATGAATGCTCAGGAAATACTGGCCCAGCTTGTTTCTTTTCCCGTATTAGGAGGAGAAAGTAATCTCACCATTTTGAAATGGATCACTGACTACCTCGACCGTTACGAAATACCTTACCAATTGGTTCCCAACGAGGAAGGTAACAAAGCTTCTTTGCACGCGCGGATTGGGCCAGCCGTGGATGATGGAATTATCCTTTCCGGGCACATGGATGTGGTACCTGTTGAAGGCCAGGATTGGCACACAGACCCTTTTGTCCTTACAGAAAAAGACGGAAAACTCTATGGACGTGGCAGCTGCGACATGAAGGCTTATCTGGCCTGCACCTTGGCGGTCATTCCCCAAATGATCAGGGCTGATCTCAAGCGTCCTATTTATCTCGCGTTCTCTTATGATGAAGAAGTGGGTTGCGTGGCAGCACCGGAGCTGATTCAAGCCATCACGGATTTCTACCAAGAAAAGCCAAAGTATGCGATTATCGGTGAGCCCTCGGAATTGCAACCCGTTGTAGGGCAAAAAGGAATTTGTGTTTACAAAACAACGGTGTACGGTTCTGCGGGTCACAGTTCCAGAATTCGTAAAGAAGTGAGTGCTATTCACGAAGCGGCCCGATTGGTTATCTGGCTAGAAGACAAGATGAATGCTTTGGTCAACTCCGGACATACCGATGATCGTTTTACGCCCAACCACACCTCCTTGCACGTGGGTATGTTCAATGGAGGTATTGCGCACAACGTCATCGCTGATGAGTGTTCATTTTTATGGGATGTCCGTAATATTCCTCAAGATAAAATTGAGGATATCCAGGTTGCTTTTGAAGCCCACTGTGCAGAAGTTCTTCCCTCGCTGCGGGAACGTTTTGCTGGTGCAAATATCCAAACAACCATGTATCACCCCCTCGTGCCAGCTTTAGATACACCCGAGCACCTGGAGATTGTGCCGTTGATCAAACAACTCAGTGGTGTGGACCAGTTACAGACGGTCGCCTACGCTGCAGAAGCGGGACAGTTTTCGGAAGGAGGCTACCAAAGTGTGATCTGTGGCCCAGGGTCAATTGCCCAAGCTCACCGCGCAAACGAGTTTGTGAGTGTAGACCAACTGACAAAAGGAGTTGCCTTTATTGAAAGGATCCTAGCCTACTCATGTGAGTAG
- a CDS encoding CHAT domain-containing protein yields MSKSSSSDSNKYRIYLSNSHANLLQLYLQKKAYDQAEYHYSEALRLLLEVDSTGRLPRFAEIYFKKGKLEHALGKYDSSLAFLEKAMQVVAPELKTTGADENISIVGPFKRVIEIIGFRARVLASRGDPKGALQDVALLNRLVTQSRRSYQSSLSKFYLIQQVMPVYELGIQLNRQLYAQTGKQQYLEQAYALNARNKAILLLESLQSDRAMTFAKLPLSVQEREKELRDALSEQEGFLYDAYQNDKPIDSLQSVVFEKEQAYFQFIQQLEKDYPAYYQLKYSADQPPLVADVQKQLHKDQAMLEYFVGQDSIYTFLMDGKNFKVFAKATPTGLTDSVELFRELLTNGIEKDCEQTYLRLGRYFYHLLLAKPLAQLGDQKNRLVIIPDGLLNYLSFEALLYKDIPQMNGADGFLIEKYAFSYAYSSKLLIEQAYYPRSASKGFVGFGMEYDDHTLDYLRQMDYGKFEEIDTTFTLPCGFTVDTTRRYLGKLAYSDDEVRDIVAITEGDSWLNEQVTKERFLQEASDYNLLHLSMHGSYDLEFPMNSALIFTRSDSSDVFLRASEIYGLSLTGEMAVLSACNTGYGKLQPGEGAMTLARAFHYAGIPSVVASLWSIPDNSSSRLMKLFYEQLSHGYPKDVALQKAKLIYLKDDQISSPTSRQPVHWAPSIVIGSVDPVKVRSASPWWPLAGILVVGLGFLIVFVRRDK; encoded by the coding sequence TTGAGCAAATCGTCCTCTTCTGATTCAAACAAATACAGAATTTACCTCTCCAACTCCCACGCCAACCTCCTCCAACTCTACCTCCAAAAGAAAGCATACGACCAGGCTGAATATCACTACTCGGAGGCACTGCGCCTGCTACTGGAAGTAGACAGCACCGGCCGCCTGCCGCGCTTCGCGGAGATTTACTTCAAAAAAGGGAAGCTGGAGCATGCGCTGGGTAAGTATGATAGCAGTCTGGCCTTTTTGGAGAAGGCCATGCAGGTGGTGGCTCCGGAATTGAAAACCACTGGGGCCGATGAGAACATCAGTATTGTTGGGCCGTTTAAGCGGGTGATTGAGATCATTGGTTTTCGCGCGCGCGTGCTCGCCAGCAGAGGAGACCCCAAGGGCGCGCTCCAGGATGTGGCCCTGCTCAATCGACTCGTGACCCAGAGCAGGCGGAGCTATCAGTCGTCGCTTTCAAAATTTTACCTCATCCAACAGGTGATGCCGGTTTATGAGTTGGGCATCCAGCTCAATCGACAATTGTATGCCCAAACCGGCAAGCAGCAGTACCTTGAACAAGCCTACGCCCTCAATGCCCGCAACAAGGCCATCCTCTTGCTCGAAAGCTTGCAAAGTGATCGCGCAATGACTTTCGCCAAACTACCGCTATCGGTGCAGGAAAGGGAAAAAGAACTCCGCGATGCGCTCTCCGAACAGGAGGGCTTCCTCTATGATGCTTACCAAAACGATAAGCCTATCGACAGCCTCCAAAGTGTGGTCTTTGAAAAGGAACAGGCCTACTTTCAGTTTATCCAACAACTCGAAAAAGACTATCCGGCCTACTACCAGCTCAAATACAGCGCAGATCAACCACCGCTGGTGGCCGATGTGCAAAAGCAACTGCACAAAGACCAGGCCATGCTGGAGTATTTTGTGGGTCAAGACAGCATTTACACCTTCCTCATGGATGGCAAAAACTTCAAGGTCTTCGCCAAAGCTACACCCACTGGTCTAACCGACTCGGTGGAGCTGTTCCGGGAACTGCTCACCAATGGCATCGAAAAGGATTGTGAGCAGACCTACCTCCGGCTGGGGCGCTATTTCTACCATCTGCTATTGGCAAAACCACTGGCGCAACTCGGTGACCAGAAAAACAGGTTGGTGATCATCCCCGATGGGCTGCTCAACTATTTATCCTTCGAAGCACTGCTCTACAAAGACATCCCCCAGATGAACGGCGCCGACGGCTTCCTGATCGAAAAATATGCGTTTAGCTATGCCTATTCCAGCAAGCTGCTTATTGAGCAGGCGTATTATCCGCGCTCCGCCAGCAAAGGTTTTGTAGGTTTTGGGATGGAATACGATGACCATACGCTTGACTACCTGCGGCAAATGGATTACGGTAAATTTGAAGAAATTGATACCACATTCACCCTCCCTTGCGGCTTTACTGTGGATACCACCCGCCGCTATTTGGGCAAACTGGCTTACTCCGACGATGAGGTCCGCGATATCGTAGCCATCACCGAAGGCGATAGCTGGCTCAACGAACAGGTTACCAAAGAAAGGTTTCTCCAGGAAGCCAGCGACTACAACCTACTGCACCTCTCCATGCACGGCAGCTACGACCTGGAGTTCCCGATGAATTCGGCGCTGATCTTTACCCGCAGCGATTCTTCGGATGTGTTCTTGCGTGCTTCCGAAATCTATGGCCTATCCCTCACCGGAGAGATGGCGGTGCTCAGTGCCTGCAATACCGGCTACGGCAAACTACAACCCGGCGAAGGGGCCATGACCCTGGCCCGGGCATTCCACTATGCGGGCATCCCCTCGGTCGTAGCCAGTTTGTGGAGCATTCCCGACAACTCCTCCTCCCGATTGATGAAGCTCTTTTACGAGCAGCTGAGTCATGGTTATCCCAAGGATGTGGCCTTACAAAAAGCCAAGTTGATCTACCTCAAAGACGACCAAATCAGTAGTCCGACCAGTCGGCAACCCGTACACTGGGCCCCCAGTATTGTCATCGGCAGTGTCGATCCGGTAAAGGTGCGCTCGGCGTCGCCCTGGTGGCCTTTGGCGGGGATACTGGTGGTTGGACTGGGTTTCTTGATTGTGTTTGTGCGGCGGGATAAATAG
- a CDS encoding S8 family serine peptidase, with translation MKTVVSTFLALFFSIALFAQNFVADEFIVEYVAGTTNTQQQAVRDLFGITTTTNIGDGIELWEGIQFPITVTESGETTIINDVEELLYYINIQEGNEEGTETSAIINNGDLNHLLQLGQDGVFNEDGSFDPLPYCDDVHNDRLIGEDQSGNPYQSNVKIVIVDQLIPGIESIDIIIGESNHGGDHGNKVYSVINNILSQSGITDVEYLNLVAFDEQGSGTAGTLIELAVFLNDQFESGRWGPEDRIIINFSANLYTGEAVPSSTDLLKYQWATVFGSNAGTLPYIPYDNVVLISAAGNQMLDSGRNIFPGEIDFSNEITVAGTQECFSQPWDDTNSSSDYYEIAAEARNVLTQSNGQYYLSSGTSFSAPMVTAVVAQLVLMNPSLNMTQIKNMLYNLAEEVPELENTVQNGRVLNIGNYVVPPPPPPPSDDPKGDLGGNGGPIRPLQGNPPLTLTLTPTPNPFTTTALVTIQLPEVDDVTISMYNMVGQLVHQEVISNQQEMTELEWPTPRRLARGTYLLRVQSGEAVAQTMVVKQ, from the coding sequence ATGAAAACAGTTGTAAGTACTTTTTTAGCATTATTTTTTTCAATAGCCTTATTTGCCCAAAACTTTGTCGCGGATGAGTTTATCGTAGAGTATGTGGCAGGAACGACCAATACCCAACAGCAGGCGGTGCGCGATCTTTTTGGCATTACCACTACCACCAACATCGGTGATGGAATTGAACTTTGGGAAGGAATTCAATTTCCTATCACCGTTACGGAAAGTGGAGAAACTACCATTATTAATGATGTTGAAGAGTTGTTGTATTATATTAATATTCAAGAAGGAAATGAAGAAGGAACAGAGACCTCCGCCATCATCAATAACGGTGATCTTAACCACCTTCTCCAACTAGGACAGGATGGGGTATTCAATGAGGATGGTAGCTTTGATCCTTTGCCTTATTGTGATGATGTTCATAATGATCGCTTGATTGGGGAAGACCAGAGTGGGAATCCTTATCAAAGTAATGTAAAGATCGTTATCGTAGATCAACTTATTCCAGGTATAGAGAGCATTGATATAATTATTGGAGAGAGTAACCATGGAGGAGATCATGGTAATAAAGTTTATTCTGTAATTAATAATATTCTTTCTCAGTCAGGTATTACGGATGTTGAGTATTTGAATCTGGTAGCTTTTGATGAGCAAGGATCAGGAACTGCTGGAACTCTTATAGAATTAGCTGTTTTTCTTAATGATCAATTCGAGTCTGGAAGGTGGGGCCCAGAAGATAGAATAATTATTAATTTCAGTGCTAATTTATACACTGGAGAAGCCGTACCTTCTTCGACAGACTTACTTAAATACCAATGGGCTACTGTTTTTGGCAGTAATGCCGGAACTTTACCTTATATACCTTATGATAACGTTGTTCTCATAAGTGCTGCGGGTAATCAAATGTTGGATTCAGGGAGGAACATTTTTCCAGGAGAAATCGATTTTTCAAATGAAATTACAGTAGCTGGTACACAAGAGTGCTTTTCTCAACCATGGGATGATACTAATTCTAGTTCCGATTATTATGAAATAGCAGCTGAAGCTAGGAATGTATTAACTCAATCAAATGGACAATACTATTTGTCCTCAGGGACTTCATTCTCCGCACCCATGGTTACAGCTGTAGTTGCTCAGCTAGTTTTAATGAATCCTTCCCTAAATATGACTCAAATAAAAAATATGCTTTATAATTTGGCGGAAGAGGTCCCTGAATTAGAAAATACTGTACAAAACGGTAGAGTTTTAAACATTGGTAATTATGTTGTACCACCACCCCCACCTCCTCCTTCTGATGACCCCAAAGGCGATTTAGGCGGAAATGGGGGCCCCATCAGACCCCTCCAAGGTAACCCCCCCCTCACCCTCACCCTAACTCCCACTCCCAACCCCTTCACCACCACCGCCCTGGTCACCATCCAGCTGCCGGAGGTAGATGACGTGACCATCAGCATGTACAATATGGTGGGGCAGCTGGTACACCAGGAGGTAATCTCCAACCAGCAGGAGATGACGGAGTTGGAGTGGCCAACGCCTCGTAGGCTTGCCCGCGGCACCTACCTGTTGCGTGTACAATCTGGTGAAGCGGTAGCGCAGACGATGGTGGTGAAGCAGTAA